The genomic window ACGTTGAGAATGAACTTGAATTTTATAAATATTGGAATTCTTTAAAAGAAATCCTGTATGAGTATCCTGTTATTGCACATAATGCAGGTTTCGATATTGGTGTTTTAAAAGCTGTTTTAAATACATATCAATTAGAAAATTCTGATATAGATTATTCATGTTCTTTGAGAATATCCCGAAGAACTTGGACGGATATGTACAGTTATTCTCTGGGTAATCTCGGTAAACAATTAGGATATACATTTAATCATCATCATGCTTTGGAAGATGCAGAAATGAGTGCTAAACTAATAATTGATGCTTGTAAAAAAACAAATTCATCTTCTTTGGATGAATTACATTCA from Bacteroidales bacterium includes these protein-coding regions:
- a CDS encoding 3'-5' exonuclease — translated: MIQNLNFTAIDFETANEQQSSVCSLGIVIVRNGKIAERKYRLIKPPEFRFHWRNIQVHGIKPEDVENELEFYKYWNSLKEILYEYPVIAHNAGFDIGVLKAVLNTYQLENSDIDYSCSLRISRRTWTDMYSYSLGNLGKQLGYTFNHHHALEDAEMSAKLIIDACKKTNSSSLDELHSKLQIVPGKLLWNKKHVSVKSKKISRKKKGSS